From a region of the Tursiops truncatus isolate mTurTru1 chromosome 13, mTurTru1.mat.Y, whole genome shotgun sequence genome:
- the TMEM191C gene encoding transmembrane protein 191C isoform X3 yields the protein MAEAQELLLQLLKDNRDGRLRKQELEELVRGLEAESESLTARLDDLSERERSLQRQRSQAARALRGEAREAARERAGRARRRLEAAEQHKRDLEQQNHQLQEQWEELSSQLFYYGEQLSPQRAERQLGTQLVALQKQLELVEAKHARQAEALRQSAQRMEEAWASFQEQSGVLQELQGKVMEAATALDASQGDPEPCESQPGRGQGCAGSLMEEVAKADCKRLFGGAGAAGIRLWALGALQTLLLLLLGVVALPLLYLALVNPSALRRGLMRPGSDAAIRRLRYTLAPLLELRARGLLPA from the exons ATGGCCGAGGCGCAGGAGCtactgctgcagctgctgaaggACAACCGTGACGGGCGCCTGCGGAAGCAGGAGCTGGAGGAGCTGGTGCGCGGGCTGGAGGCCGAGAGCGAGAGCCTCACAGCGCGCCTGGACGACCTGAGCGAGCGCGAGCGCAG CCTGCAGCGGCAGCGGAGCCAGGCGGCGCGGGCCCTGCGCGGGGAGGCGAGAGAGGCGGCGCGGGAGCGCGCAGGCCGGGCGCGCCGGCGGCTGGAGGCTGCGGAGCAGCACAAGCGGGACCTG GAGCAACAAAACCATCAGCTGCAGGAGCAGTGGGAGGAGCTGTCAAGCCAG ctcttTTACTATGGAGAACAACTGAGTCCGCAGCGCGCAGAGCGGCAACTCGGGACCCAACTGGTGGCTTTGCAG AAACAACTGGAGCTGGTGGAGGCCAAGCACGCCAGGCAGGCGGAGGCCCTGCGGCAG AGCGCACAGCGGATGGAAGAGGCCTGGGCCAGCTTCCAGGAGCAGAGCGGAGTCTTGCAG GAGCTGCAGGGGAAGGTGATGGAGGCGGCGACTGCGCTGGACGCCTCGCAGGGCGACCCGGAGCC GTGCGAGTCGCAGCCTGGCCGGGGACAGGGATGCGCGGGCTCGCTCATGGAGGAAGTGGCCAAAGCGGACTGT AAGCGGCTGTTCGGCGGCGCGGGCGCGGCGGGCATCAG GCTGTGGGCGCTGGGCGCGCTGCAGacgctgctgctgctcctgctgggTGTCGTGGCGCTGCCGCTGCTCTACCTGGCGCTGGTGAACCCCTCGGCCCTCCGCCGCGGGCTCATGCGCCCCGGCTCGGACGCCGCCATCCGTCGCCTGCGCTACACGCTGGCCCCGCTGCTGGAGCTGCGCGCGCGCGGACTGCTGCCCGCCTAG
- the TMEM191C gene encoding transmembrane protein 191C isoform X1, whose product MGRGLRWGRGPRRGPDRPLDPVQEQQNHQLQEQWEELSSQVPSGDGFRLTLPLGSPTLVPVPISAASPPPRIIPTPRSPASPALTSPTPQLFYYGEQLSPQRAERQLGTQLVALQKQLELVEAKHARQAEALRQSAQRMEEAWASFQEQSGVLQELQGKVMEAATALDASQGDPEPCESQPGRGQGCAGSLMEEVAKADCVSAGLGGDGLVPGPAPGATHTHVTTPSGIFPPSPRDPPLDTNLAGRPRLPRDGPPKDHARIGDPPRSATPPTERRAPTGSAPPGVSPHRSPARSCTSLPLPRRSGCSAARARRASGEPAAGAAPESGVRGASGAPPPPVCRCVVVRRLWALGALQTLLLLLLGVVALPLLYLALVNPSALRRGLMRPGSDAAIRRLRYTLAPLLELRARGLLPA is encoded by the exons ATGGGGCGGGGACTGCGGTGGGGGCGGGGACCTCGGAGAGGCCCGGACCGCCCCCTCGATCCCGTCCAGGAGCAACAAAACCATCAGCTGCAGGAGCAGTGGGAGGAGCTGTCAAGCCAGGTACCTTCAGGAGACGGCTTCCGTCTCACGCTTCCCCTAGGAAGCCCCACCCTAGTCCCCGTCCCCATTTCCGCCGCGTCCCCGCCTCCCAGGATAATCCCCACCCCTAGAAGCCCCGCAAGCCCCGCCCTCAcaagccccaccccccagctcttTTACTATGGAGAACAACTGAGTCCGCAGCGCGCAGAGCGGCAACTCGGGACCCAACTGGTGGCTTTGCAG AAACAACTGGAGCTGGTGGAGGCCAAGCACGCCAGGCAGGCGGAGGCCCTGCGGCAG AGCGCACAGCGGATGGAAGAGGCCTGGGCCAGCTTCCAGGAGCAGAGCGGAGTCTTGCAG GAGCTGCAGGGGAAGGTGATGGAGGCGGCGACTGCGCTGGACGCCTCGCAGGGCGACCCGGAGCC GTGCGAGTCGCAGCCTGGCCGGGGACAGGGATGCGCGGGCTCGCTCATGGAGGAAGTGGCCAAAGCGGACTGTGTGAGTGCGGGCCTGGGCGGGGACGGGCTGGTGCCGGGACCTGCCCCCGGGGCCACCCACACACACGTGACCACCCCATCAGGGattttccccccctcccccagggaccCTCCCCTTGATACCAACCTCGCTGGGCGGCCACGCCTGCCACGGGACGGCCCACCCAAGGACCACGCCCGCATAGGGGACCCGCCCCGTAGTGCTACGCCCCCCACGGAGCGACGCGCACCCACGGGCTCCGCTCCCCCAGGGGTTTCCCCCCACCGCTCCCCGGCGCGGAGCTGTACGTCGCTCCCTCTTCCCCGCAGAAGCGGCTGTTCGGCGGCGCGGGCGCGGCGGGCATCAGGTGAGCCGGCGGCGGGCGCGGCGCCGGAGTCTGGGGTCCGGGGTGCGTCCGGCGCCCCGCCACCACCCGTCTGCCGGTGCGTCGTGGTCCGCAGGCTGTGGGCGCTGGGCGCGCTGCAGacgctgctgctgctcctgctgggTGTCGTGGCGCTGCCGCTGCTCTACCTGGCGCTGGTGAACCCCTCGGCCCTCCGCCGCGGGCTCATGCGCCCCGGCTCGGACGCCGCCATCCGTCGCCTGCGCTACACGCTGGCCCCGCTGCTGGAGCTGCGCGCGCGCGGACTGCTGCCCGCCTAG
- the TMEM191C gene encoding transmembrane protein 191C isoform X2, with protein MGRGLRWGRGPRRGPDRPLDPVQEQQNHQLQEQWEELSSQVPSGDGFRLTLPLGSPTLVPVPISAASPPPRIIPTPRSPASPALTSPTPQLFYYGEQLSPQRAERQLGTQLVALQELQGKVMEAATALDASQGDPEPCESQPGRGQGCAGSLMEEVAKADCVSAGLGGDGLVPGPAPGATHTHVTTPSGIFPPSPRDPPLDTNLAGRPRLPRDGPPKDHARIGDPPRSATPPTERRAPTGSAPPGVSPHRSPARSCTSLPLPRRSGCSAARARRASGEPAAGAAPESGVRGASGAPPPPVCRCVVVRRLWALGALQTLLLLLLGVVALPLLYLALVNPSALRRGLMRPGSDAAIRRLRYTLAPLLELRARGLLPA; from the exons ATGGGGCGGGGACTGCGGTGGGGGCGGGGACCTCGGAGAGGCCCGGACCGCCCCCTCGATCCCGTCCAGGAGCAACAAAACCATCAGCTGCAGGAGCAGTGGGAGGAGCTGTCAAGCCAGGTACCTTCAGGAGACGGCTTCCGTCTCACGCTTCCCCTAGGAAGCCCCACCCTAGTCCCCGTCCCCATTTCCGCCGCGTCCCCGCCTCCCAGGATAATCCCCACCCCTAGAAGCCCCGCAAGCCCCGCCCTCAcaagccccaccccccagctcttTTACTATGGAGAACAACTGAGTCCGCAGCGCGCAGAGCGGCAACTCGGGACCCAACTGGTGGCTTTGCAG GAGCTGCAGGGGAAGGTGATGGAGGCGGCGACTGCGCTGGACGCCTCGCAGGGCGACCCGGAGCC GTGCGAGTCGCAGCCTGGCCGGGGACAGGGATGCGCGGGCTCGCTCATGGAGGAAGTGGCCAAAGCGGACTGTGTGAGTGCGGGCCTGGGCGGGGACGGGCTGGTGCCGGGACCTGCCCCCGGGGCCACCCACACACACGTGACCACCCCATCAGGGattttccccccctcccccagggaccCTCCCCTTGATACCAACCTCGCTGGGCGGCCACGCCTGCCACGGGACGGCCCACCCAAGGACCACGCCCGCATAGGGGACCCGCCCCGTAGTGCTACGCCCCCCACGGAGCGACGCGCACCCACGGGCTCCGCTCCCCCAGGGGTTTCCCCCCACCGCTCCCCGGCGCGGAGCTGTACGTCGCTCCCTCTTCCCCGCAGAAGCGGCTGTTCGGCGGCGCGGGCGCGGCGGGCATCAGGTGAGCCGGCGGCGGGCGCGGCGCCGGAGTCTGGGGTCCGGGGTGCGTCCGGCGCCCCGCCACCACCCGTCTGCCGGTGCGTCGTGGTCCGCAGGCTGTGGGCGCTGGGCGCGCTGCAGacgctgctgctgctcctgctgggTGTCGTGGCGCTGCCGCTGCTCTACCTGGCGCTGGTGAACCCCTCGGCCCTCCGCCGCGGGCTCATGCGCCCCGGCTCGGACGCCGCCATCCGTCGCCTGCGCTACACGCTGGCCCCGCTGCTGGAGCTGCGCGCGCGCGGACTGCTGCCCGCCTAG